Proteins encoded by one window of Salmonirosea aquatica:
- a CDS encoding SusC/RagA family TonB-linked outer membrane protein — MRLIFPYTLRCVLALLVLCLGATSELSAQNNAKKAKPVTISLKVTDEQGNPIPNAAVVVGEGNIHAETDETGTFSFQALPENFVTVSSYGFHKSVSLVGTLVANNVLELKRSKLFNTSEDEVPLPFMDFKRRKLSGAYSVLRTSDLEKYPTNDLRNAFTGLVPGLEVIERDGSTGLNAEEELGNFRVTEKISLATRGRSPIFIIDDVPTDITEMPLDPQEIESVTVIKDIVGKAMLGPRGADGIIYIKTKRGKANERVLTVNAEQGVSRVDRFPGWASGADYARLNNQARTNSGLAPLYDDTAISEYAKNDPYSFKYPSVDFRQLMLKDSKSFRRVNLSSTGGNETVQYGAYLGYNGEGDIFNLGKISDYNRINVRSNIDVKINDLIKVKVDFFGGLNIRRSPNYGYNSNFTSDDGNVNTALDLVEFNSAIGDITDTPPIAFPIYAAFGDNAQAPWYAVSANTAYRDNPIGNLVHNGYYNETGRTGASNLTFDYDLKEVIPGLKSKTFVGFNIFNSVRIGKAENYIAYIVTPGVTASGADTISLSKVHDGTDLAEQAKLHDYYSQRFVVYENLSYEKQWGNHDVQVGATYYLGKVSKNGIEEPQRQQNAVMTGVYSLKDKYFVQGVLNYAGTYSFAKSKRYAMFPSAGLGWVISEESFLSNVKAINYLKLRAEAGIIGYESFLTPFLYLDRWGVNSSGSAFGPYSTNQWFGTNTDNAVYRTTANRIGNPDLTWEKRKEVSIGLDALLFNRKISVEANYYNNLRDGMVSQLFNTVPYTAGISNARPWFNYNKIRYYGLETSLQYTDKIGALRFSIGANATVQNSKILKFDQPNYRFDYQSRIGQPVDAYYGQTYLGKFASDAETQAVPQIYDETLQQGDLKYLDKNGDGVVDDNDQSQIGHTTPRLFYGLNLRLGYRNFDLTVIGAGRAGYDIPMTNKYFWNGWGDNNFSNFTRDNIGGDYPRLTYYKVNNNFVASDFWLKSGGFFKVQNVELAYTVPLSAGNLMGIRGLRVYVRGANLLTLSKIKDVDPESINSGVTVNPLFRTFSTGLKLTF; from the coding sequence ATGAGATTAATTTTCCCGTACACTCTGCGTTGTGTGTTGGCACTGCTGGTACTTTGCCTCGGAGCGACTTCCGAACTCAGCGCCCAGAACAACGCAAAAAAAGCCAAGCCCGTTACTATCAGTCTGAAAGTAACCGACGAACAGGGCAACCCCATTCCTAACGCTGCCGTTGTGGTAGGTGAAGGCAACATTCATGCTGAAACGGATGAAACAGGTACCTTCTCCTTCCAGGCATTGCCTGAGAACTTCGTTACGGTCAGTTCCTATGGCTTCCACAAGTCAGTTTCATTGGTAGGTACCCTGGTAGCCAACAATGTGCTGGAGCTTAAAAGGTCCAAGCTGTTCAACACTTCGGAGGATGAGGTACCCCTACCCTTTATGGATTTCAAACGGCGCAAACTCTCGGGTGCCTATAGCGTACTGCGAACCTCCGATTTGGAAAAATATCCCACTAATGACCTGCGGAATGCTTTTACCGGACTGGTACCTGGCCTCGAAGTTATCGAGCGCGATGGTTCAACGGGACTGAATGCCGAGGAAGAACTGGGAAATTTTCGGGTAACTGAGAAAATCAGCCTCGCCACCCGGGGGCGCAGTCCGATTTTCATCATAGACGACGTCCCAACCGACATCACCGAGATGCCCCTCGACCCGCAGGAAATTGAATCGGTCACGGTTATTAAAGATATTGTAGGTAAAGCCATGCTCGGTCCCCGGGGTGCGGACGGCATCATTTACATCAAGACCAAGCGCGGCAAGGCCAACGAGCGCGTCCTAACCGTCAACGCCGAGCAGGGCGTCAGCCGGGTAGACCGTTTTCCTGGCTGGGCCTCCGGGGCCGATTACGCCCGGCTGAACAACCAGGCCCGCACGAATAGCGGCCTGGCGCCTTTGTACGACGATACGGCCATTAGCGAATATGCCAAAAACGATCCGTACAGTTTCAAGTACCCCAGCGTGGATTTCCGGCAGTTGATGCTGAAAGATTCCAAATCGTTCCGCCGGGTCAACCTTTCCTCAACGGGCGGTAACGAAACCGTGCAGTATGGCGCGTACCTGGGCTACAACGGGGAGGGCGACATTTTCAACTTGGGCAAGATATCGGATTACAACCGTATCAACGTCCGTTCGAACATCGACGTTAAAATAAATGATTTGATTAAAGTGAAAGTCGATTTCTTCGGAGGCCTGAACATCCGCCGTTCACCCAACTACGGCTATAATTCTAACTTCACCAGCGACGATGGCAATGTTAACACGGCCCTTGATCTGGTCGAATTCAACTCAGCCATCGGCGATATTACCGACACGCCGCCCATCGCTTTCCCGATCTACGCGGCCTTCGGCGACAACGCTCAGGCTCCCTGGTATGCGGTGAGTGCCAATACCGCTTACCGCGACAATCCCATCGGGAATCTGGTCCACAATGGCTACTACAATGAAACCGGACGCACAGGGGCATCCAATCTGACGTTCGATTATGATTTGAAGGAAGTTATACCGGGTTTGAAATCCAAAACCTTCGTGGGCTTCAACATTTTCAACAGTGTACGTATCGGCAAGGCTGAAAACTACATCGCCTACATCGTCACACCGGGCGTAACCGCTTCGGGTGCCGATACGATCAGCCTTTCCAAGGTACACGACGGAACCGACCTGGCCGAGCAAGCCAAGCTCCACGATTACTACTCGCAACGTTTCGTGGTATACGAAAATCTGAGCTACGAAAAGCAATGGGGCAATCATGATGTCCAGGTTGGGGCAACCTATTACTTGGGTAAGGTATCCAAAAACGGTATCGAGGAACCCCAGCGCCAGCAAAATGCCGTAATGACGGGCGTTTATTCATTGAAAGACAAGTACTTTGTGCAGGGTGTGCTCAACTACGCAGGTACCTATAGTTTTGCCAAGAGTAAGCGCTACGCCATGTTTCCGTCGGCGGGCTTGGGCTGGGTGATTTCGGAAGAAAGCTTTCTCTCGAATGTAAAAGCGATCAACTATCTAAAACTCCGCGCTGAGGCGGGTATCATAGGTTACGAAAGCTTCCTGACGCCTTTCCTCTACCTGGATCGCTGGGGCGTCAATTCTTCGGGTTCAGCCTTTGGCCCCTACTCTACCAACCAGTGGTTTGGCACCAACACCGACAACGCCGTGTACCGTACCACCGCCAATCGCATTGGCAATCCCGACCTGACCTGGGAAAAGCGCAAGGAAGTCAGCATTGGCCTGGATGCTTTGCTCTTTAACCGTAAGATATCGGTTGAAGCCAATTACTACAACAATCTTCGCGATGGCATGGTGAGCCAATTGTTCAACACCGTTCCCTATACGGCAGGAATCTCTAACGCCCGGCCCTGGTTCAACTACAACAAAATCAGGTACTACGGGTTGGAAACGTCTCTCCAGTATACAGACAAAATCGGGGCCTTGCGGTTTTCGATCGGGGCCAATGCCACGGTGCAGAACAGCAAAATCCTGAAATTCGATCAGCCCAACTATCGCTTCGATTACCAGTCGCGCATCGGTCAGCCCGTCGACGCCTACTACGGTCAGACCTACCTGGGTAAATTTGCCAGTGATGCCGAAACCCAGGCCGTACCCCAGATTTATGACGAGACGCTGCAACAAGGCGACCTCAAGTACCTGGATAAAAACGGCGATGGCGTCGTGGACGACAACGATCAAAGTCAGATCGGCCACACCACGCCCCGTCTCTTCTACGGGCTTAACCTGCGCCTCGGCTACCGGAATTTCGATCTGACGGTCATTGGTGCCGGACGGGCGGGTTACGATATTCCTATGACCAACAAGTACTTCTGGAACGGCTGGGGCGACAATAATTTCTCCAACTTCACCCGCGACAACATCGGCGGAGACTATCCCCGCCTGACCTACTACAAAGTGAATAACAACTTTGTGGCATCGGATTTCTGGTTGAAAAGCGGTGGTTTCTTCAAGGTTCAAAACGTGGAACTGGCCTACACCGTCCCCCTGAGCGCGGGCAATCTCATGGGTATTCGCGGCCTGCGGGTATATGTGCGCGGGGCCAACCTGCTGACACTTTCCAAAATCAAAGATGTCGATCCCGAATCCATTAACTCGGGTGTGACGGTCAATCCCTTGTTCAGGACTTTTTCCACGGGTCTTAAACTTACTTTTTAA
- a CDS encoding RagB/SusD family nutrient uptake outer membrane protein, whose amino-acid sequence MKIKKLSTLLLASALVTVLMAACKEDFLDKSPESGLDTEEVFSKYDNFKRFFDTIYEGTKLDGTTWRDYNIKTAFSLYFNFWDQKYTLESLTDMSDMGRSMDAQVVKAGSVSAVINKMTYDQARRPVLGSMFQIIRICNMSLANIDKLTGVNAEDINDFKGQSHFIRAFAHFTLFRLWGAMPYLTTVIGPDDQWDVARLSKRETLLRIAADMDSAATFFAKADLMRRDPGPGVAGHLNSPNQFRPGGVAAKAMKGRALLYAASPLNNEQGIKDWEAAAAANWEAIKIAESFGFDLLSLADYKKNYIGTTYSNEQLWAWYAGTKTYNTGDLAGLNNGIFGASKTSFSGESPTQNTVDKFETKWGEPLNTAADRQAAIAAGHYNDQDPYANRDPRFYIDIIYNTAPVPGYGKAQIYYETVNGAANYGQLLDQSYAGITKTGYYLRKTWGEQSVNNKTTPQYTDPIIRLGELYLNYAEAANEAYGPNGMAPGASMTALQALNKIRKRAEMPDVLDAYTGSKDALRERIKNERTIELCFEGSHYYHDIRRWKDAPEVMTSTLIGMDIEKVPVSKTYPTGFKYIRQPLPATRQVKWKDAMYYFPFNTDDTYKMKNFTPNVVW is encoded by the coding sequence ATGAAAATCAAAAAATTAAGTACGCTGTTACTGGCTTCAGCGCTGGTAACCGTACTCATGGCAGCCTGTAAAGAGGACTTTCTGGACAAATCGCCGGAATCGGGGCTGGATACCGAGGAAGTGTTCAGTAAGTACGACAACTTCAAGCGGTTTTTCGATACCATTTACGAAGGCACCAAACTGGATGGTACCACTTGGCGGGACTACAATATCAAGACCGCTTTTTCGCTCTACTTCAATTTTTGGGATCAAAAATACACCCTGGAATCACTCACCGACATGAGTGATATGGGCCGGTCGATGGACGCGCAGGTCGTCAAAGCGGGTTCAGTTTCGGCGGTAATTAACAAGATGACCTACGATCAGGCCCGGCGACCCGTCCTGGGGTCAATGTTTCAGATTATCCGTATCTGTAATATGTCGTTGGCCAACATCGATAAGTTGACGGGTGTGAACGCCGAGGATATCAACGATTTCAAAGGGCAGTCACATTTTATCCGTGCCTTTGCCCATTTCACACTGTTCCGGCTTTGGGGCGCCATGCCGTACCTAACCACCGTAATTGGCCCTGACGACCAGTGGGATGTTGCCCGGCTGTCCAAGCGCGAGACCCTGCTGCGGATCGCGGCGGATATGGACTCAGCGGCCACTTTCTTCGCAAAGGCCGACCTGATGCGCCGCGACCCAGGTCCTGGCGTGGCGGGTCACCTGAATAGTCCCAATCAGTTCCGGCCCGGCGGCGTCGCGGCCAAAGCCATGAAAGGACGCGCGCTACTGTATGCCGCCAGTCCGCTTAACAACGAACAGGGGATTAAGGACTGGGAAGCAGCCGCCGCTGCCAACTGGGAGGCTATCAAAATCGCCGAGAGCTTCGGCTTCGATCTGCTGTCCCTGGCCGACTATAAGAAAAACTACATCGGTACCACCTATTCCAACGAACAGCTTTGGGCCTGGTACGCTGGTACCAAAACGTACAATACCGGTGATTTGGCAGGCTTAAATAACGGAATATTTGGCGCTTCGAAGACCAGTTTCTCCGGCGAATCACCCACGCAGAATACTGTGGACAAGTTCGAAACCAAGTGGGGGGAACCCCTCAATACGGCCGCTGACCGGCAGGCCGCTATTGCTGCAGGGCACTACAACGACCAAGACCCTTACGCAAACCGCGACCCCCGCTTCTATATCGATATCATTTATAATACGGCACCGGTGCCGGGCTATGGCAAAGCCCAGATCTATTACGAAACCGTCAATGGGGCTGCCAACTATGGCCAGTTGCTGGATCAATCCTACGCCGGAATCACCAAGACGGGCTACTACCTGCGTAAGACCTGGGGCGAGCAGAGTGTCAACAACAAGACTACGCCCCAGTACACCGATCCGATCATCCGATTGGGCGAATTGTATCTCAACTACGCCGAAGCCGCCAACGAAGCCTACGGTCCCAACGGTATGGCACCCGGCGCGAGCATGACAGCCCTTCAGGCCCTCAACAAAATCAGGAAACGGGCGGAAATGCCTGACGTATTGGACGCTTATACAGGTTCAAAGGATGCACTCCGGGAGCGCATCAAGAACGAGCGGACGATCGAACTGTGCTTCGAAGGGTCACACTACTACCACGACATCCGTCGCTGGAAGGACGCCCCGGAAGTGATGACGAGTACGCTCATCGGGATGGACATCGAGAAAGTTCCGGTTAGCAAGACCTACCCTACCGGCTTCAAGTATATCCGGCAGCCTTTGCCAGCGACGCGTCAGGTGAAGTGGAAAGACGCCATGTACTACTTTCCGTTCAATACCGACGACACGTACAAAATGAAAAACTTTACTCCCAACGTCGTTTGGTAG
- a CDS encoding RagB/SusD family nutrient uptake outer membrane protein yields the protein MKSMYKSARSTAFLLLIGTLLASCVDYLDPYPNGNRDSEDLWQYQDMVQGLVGQCYDFMPRNYNDNEGVYLDGASDDVVITSTTNNITRLAVGSLPTSQDPFRTYWDRDYRAIYSVNLFLKDRRGYNTRFLVDIHLDSLVKNRLQGEAFALRAWFQWDLLQKFGGKGMDGQMLGYPIVLEPVDIGKEVNFARSPYDECVKQILADCDSAYKYLPIAHRDFLVPNINDRAYAGARYWGRFDGITTRAIKAQVYLTWASPRFNPGNDLTRWDMAAKYAKEVMDFKMNTDAVSKGFTKNKAVNWFDPNFPGIIFSSRYQNANDAMERMFYPGGFQGTGSVGATQELVDAFPMKNGYPITDPKSGYDPTKPYENRDPRFYSTIFYNNAKAVKINTSNVMYTFENWLNGKDAAGPPVNSRTNYHIKKMVFMGLNFSDNSINRQPHAKFFLRWSHMVLAFAEAANQVEGPNGSKYGLSAKEAMGYLRSRDTPDGGKGFTTDPYLTEVADAGKAAFTEFIHNERRLELCFEGQRFYDLRRWSTSLDVLNKPVHMARITKNDDNTFTYDLTVPVETRSFKSAYLPIPYDEVLRMSNLVQNEGWDAWK from the coding sequence ATGAAATCAATGTATAAGAGTGCACGAAGCACCGCTTTCCTTCTTCTGATTGGTACATTGCTGGCTTCCTGCGTCGATTATCTCGACCCCTACCCCAATGGCAATCGCGATTCGGAAGATCTCTGGCAGTATCAGGACATGGTGCAGGGCCTGGTGGGTCAATGCTACGACTTCATGCCCCGCAACTACAACGACAACGAAGGGGTGTACCTCGACGGTGCCTCCGACGATGTAGTCATCACCAGTACTACCAACAACATAACGCGCCTGGCGGTCGGTTCTTTACCTACCAGCCAGGACCCCTTCCGCACTTACTGGGACCGCGACTACCGGGCCATTTATTCGGTCAATCTGTTCCTGAAAGACCGCCGGGGCTACAACACCCGTTTCCTGGTCGATATCCATTTGGACAGCTTGGTCAAGAATCGCTTACAGGGCGAAGCCTTTGCGCTGCGGGCCTGGTTTCAGTGGGATTTGTTACAAAAATTTGGCGGCAAAGGCATGGACGGCCAGATGTTGGGGTACCCCATCGTGCTCGAACCGGTCGATATTGGAAAGGAAGTCAACTTTGCCCGCAGCCCCTACGACGAATGCGTGAAGCAGATTCTGGCCGATTGCGATTCTGCCTACAAGTACCTGCCTATCGCCCACCGTGACTTCCTGGTACCCAACATCAACGACCGCGCCTACGCCGGCGCAAGGTACTGGGGCCGCTTCGACGGCATCACCACGCGGGCTATCAAGGCCCAGGTGTACCTGACCTGGGCAAGTCCCCGGTTCAATCCCGGCAATGACCTGACCCGCTGGGACATGGCCGCGAAGTATGCCAAGGAAGTGATGGACTTCAAAATGAACACCGACGCTGTGAGCAAGGGCTTTACCAAAAACAAGGCCGTCAACTGGTTCGATCCCAATTTTCCGGGTATAATTTTCAGCTCACGTTACCAGAACGCCAACGACGCCATGGAGAGGATGTTCTACCCGGGAGGCTTCCAGGGTACCGGCTCGGTGGGTGCCACGCAGGAACTGGTCGATGCGTTTCCGATGAAGAACGGCTACCCGATCACCGATCCCAAAAGCGGATACGATCCTACCAAGCCTTACGAAAACCGCGATCCACGTTTTTACAGCACCATCTTCTACAATAATGCCAAAGCGGTGAAGATCAATACGTCCAACGTCATGTATACGTTCGAGAACTGGCTCAATGGCAAAGATGCCGCCGGTCCACCCGTAAACAGCCGCACCAATTACCATATCAAAAAGATGGTTTTCATGGGCCTCAACTTCTCTGACAACTCCATCAACCGGCAGCCGCACGCCAAGTTCTTCCTTCGCTGGTCGCACATGGTACTGGCCTTTGCTGAGGCAGCCAATCAGGTGGAAGGGCCCAACGGTAGCAAGTACGGCCTTTCGGCCAAGGAGGCCATGGGGTACCTTCGCTCCCGCGACACACCCGACGGAGGGAAAGGATTCACCACTGACCCCTACCTGACCGAAGTAGCCGATGCCGGGAAAGCGGCCTTTACGGAGTTCATCCATAACGAACGTCGGCTCGAACTTTGTTTCGAGGGGCAGCGCTTTTATGACCTGCGCCGCTGGTCTACCAGCCTGGATGTCCTCAACAAACCGGTACACATGGCCCGAATCACTAAAAATGACGACAACAC